In a single window of the Thermotoga sp. KOL6 genome:
- a CDS encoding tagaturonate epimerase family protein: MVLKAFREHFGRGYEVYEKSYREKSGFSFFLAKGEEGKLLIVAGEKAPEGLSFFKEHKIEDKRFFFCRKNHENLEVLKTYFSDLKPVPIGLKPSFGTGDRLGITTPAHVRALKDSGLFPVFAQQSVRENERTGRNWRDVLDDATWGVFQEGFSESFGADADHIKKEEDLIAAAREGFSMFTLDPSDHVRNLSRLDEKEKNAIFENILKKERLDKIYLGKKYTVVKEKVEFDEKNLRDAALVYYDAVVYVSMMYQILKDEISDFDLEVSVDETETPTSPLFHIFVVEELRRKKVEFTNLALRFIGEWEKGVDYKGDLALFEKEIKMHAEISRMFGGYKLSLHSGSDKFSVYPIFSAATDGLFHVKTAGTSYLEAIKTVSIVKPSLFREIFKCAVNHFEEDRKSYHISADLSKAPDIDEVKDEDLPKLFEDSNVRQILHVTYGSVLRDISLKKALFETLEQNEELFYEIVANHIKKHVTLLGGN, encoded by the coding sequence ATGGTTTTGAAAGCCTTCAGAGAGCATTTTGGAAGAGGTTATGAAGTTTATGAAAAATCGTATAGAGAAAAATCCGGTTTTTCCTTCTTCCTGGCGAAAGGAGAGGAAGGAAAATTGCTCATCGTTGCTGGTGAAAAAGCTCCTGAGGGTCTTTCTTTCTTTAAAGAACATAAGATAGAGGATAAAAGATTCTTCTTCTGTAGAAAAAATCACGAAAACCTAGAAGTTTTGAAAACGTACTTTTCCGATTTGAAACCTGTACCTATAGGTTTGAAGCCTTCTTTTGGAACTGGAGACAGACTTGGTATCACCACGCCTGCTCACGTTAGGGCTTTGAAAGATTCTGGGCTCTTTCCTGTGTTTGCACAACAGTCTGTAAGAGAAAACGAAAGGACTGGAAGGAACTGGAGAGATGTTCTGGATGATGCCACCTGGGGTGTTTTCCAAGAAGGCTTCAGTGAAAGTTTTGGGGCAGATGCAGATCACATCAAAAAGGAAGAGGATCTAATTGCTGCAGCGAGAGAGGGGTTCTCAATGTTCACGTTGGATCCTTCGGATCATGTGAGAAACCTTTCCAGACTAGATGAAAAAGAAAAGAATGCGATATTTGAGAACATCCTGAAAAAAGAGCGTCTGGACAAGATCTACCTTGGAAAAAAATACACCGTAGTGAAAGAAAAAGTCGAATTCGATGAAAAAAACTTAAGAGATGCTGCTTTGGTTTATTACGATGCAGTGGTATATGTGAGCATGATGTATCAAATATTGAAGGACGAAATTTCCGATTTTGATTTGGAGGTTTCCGTAGATGAAACTGAAACACCTACAAGTCCTTTGTTTCATATTTTCGTGGTTGAGGAGCTGAGGCGGAAAAAAGTTGAGTTTACAAACCTTGCTCTTAGGTTCATTGGCGAGTGGGAAAAAGGAGTGGACTACAAAGGAGATCTTGCATTGTTCGAAAAAGAGATAAAGATGCATGCGGAGATTTCTAGAATGTTTGGTGGATACAAATTATCCCTTCATTCTGGCAGCGACAAATTCTCTGTGTATCCTATCTTTTCTGCAGCAACTGATGGTCTCTTTCATGTGAAAACAGCTGGTACGAGTTATTTGGAAGCTATAAAAACTGTTTCCATTGTGAAACCTTCATTGTTCCGTGAGATATTCAAATGTGCCGTTAATCATTTCGAAGAAGACAGGAAGTCCTATCACATTTCAGCTGATCTTTCAAAAGCTCCTGATATCGATGAAGTGAAGGATGAAGATCTCCCGAAACTTTTTGAAGATAGCAATGTGAGACAGATACTTCACGTCACTTACGGTTCAGTTCTTCGTGATATATCTTTGAAAAAAGCGCTGTTCGAAACACTCGAACAGAATGAAGAACTCTTCTACGAAATAGTTGCCAACCATATTAAAAAGCATGTAACTCTTTTGGGAGGTAATTGA
- a CDS encoding TRAP transporter substrate-binding protein, translating into MKKFVFVSILLMVLMFFSTFILADPIILKAADDHAEGYPTVEALKVMGKVIEIMTNGKYKVEVYPSAQLGSEKETIEQTILGAIDINRVSVSPLVAFYEPIGVLTMPYLFRDSEHMWKVLEGPIGEELLKGLEKVGLVGLCYYDAGARSFYTVKKPILKPEDLKGLKIRVQKNPVMIELMKVLGASPVPMAFEEVYTALQTGVIDGAENNPPSYYETRHFEVAPYYSLDGHTRIPEVVLVSKVLWDKLTPEEKLIFKTAAIASVEYEKLLWKQWEEEALKAVQEGGAKIFYPDVSLFQKAVQPLYDKYPQYKELIEKIQAVK; encoded by the coding sequence GTGAAGAAGTTCGTGTTCGTTTCAATCTTGTTGATGGTCCTGATGTTTTTCTCAACATTCATTCTTGCCGATCCAATTATTTTGAAAGCAGCTGACGACCATGCAGAGGGTTATCCCACAGTGGAAGCGCTGAAAGTTATGGGAAAAGTTATAGAGATAATGACCAATGGAAAGTACAAGGTAGAGGTTTATCCCAGCGCCCAGCTTGGTTCTGAGAAAGAAACGATAGAACAAACGATACTTGGTGCAATCGATATCAACAGAGTTTCTGTTTCACCTCTAGTTGCTTTCTACGAACCTATAGGTGTTCTTACCATGCCCTATTTGTTCAGAGATTCGGAGCATATGTGGAAAGTCTTGGAGGGACCAATCGGTGAAGAACTCTTGAAAGGTCTTGAGAAAGTAGGTCTTGTTGGTCTTTGTTACTATGATGCGGGTGCCAGAAGCTTTTATACAGTGAAAAAGCCTATACTCAAACCTGAAGATCTCAAGGGGCTGAAAATAAGAGTACAGAAGAATCCTGTCATGATTGAACTTATGAAAGTGCTGGGAGCATCTCCCGTTCCAATGGCATTTGAAGAAGTGTATACCGCACTTCAAACAGGTGTCATTGACGGTGCAGAAAACAACCCGCCAAGCTATTATGAAACAAGACATTTCGAAGTAGCTCCGTACTACAGTTTGGATGGTCATACAAGGATACCAGAAGTGGTCCTCGTTTCAAAAGTTCTTTGGGATAAATTGACACCAGAAGAAAAATTGATTTTCAAAACGGCTGCTATAGCATCAGTTGAGTATGAAAAGTTGCTCTGGAAACAGTGGGAAGAGGAAGCACTTAAAGCTGTTCAGGAAGGTGGTGCGAAAATATTCTATCCAGATGTTTCGTTGTTCCAAAAAGCAGTCCAGCCTCTTTATGACAAATATCCGCAGTACAAAGAATTGATAGAGAAAATACAAGCTGTGAAATGA
- the gndA gene encoding NADP-dependent phosphogluconate dehydrogenase, producing MKSHIGLIGLAVMGQNLALNIARKGYKVSVYNRTAQRTEMFVKNRVRNEEIEAHYDIKKFVESLEKPRKIILMVKAGKPVDDTISQLLPYLEPGDLIIDGGNSHYMDTERRYEELSKKGILFLGMGVSGGERGALHGPSLMPGGSKEAYALVEEILLKIAAKTDDGPCCTYVGERSAGHFVKMVHNGIEYTIMQAIAEIYHIMRDVMKLVPEEMSQIFEEWNKGELNSFLIEITYKILRKKDEETGRPMVDVILDKAEQKGTGKWTSQAALDLGIPTPSINLAVVERIISHFKNERVKLSKLYNKKRNTVQKSDNLIKDLENALFFAMLAAFSQGMWLIAEASEEFNYNIDLPEVLRIWKGGCIIRARLIDTIRKHVSYNNAYLLGSKEMISLLEDRLDSLKRVLRMAVDNEIPVPAMSSAYNYFMSMTEEKLPANLIQAQRDFFGAHMFQRIDKEGVFHIDWEEGEIV from the coding sequence TTGAAATCACACATCGGTCTCATAGGACTTGCAGTGATGGGACAAAATCTTGCCTTGAACATCGCAAGGAAAGGTTATAAAGTATCTGTTTATAATAGGACAGCGCAAAGAACAGAAATGTTTGTGAAAAATCGCGTTAGAAACGAGGAAATAGAAGCTCATTACGACATCAAAAAATTTGTTGAGTCTCTCGAAAAGCCACGAAAAATCATTTTGATGGTAAAGGCAGGGAAACCTGTTGATGACACTATCTCACAGTTGTTACCGTATCTGGAACCGGGGGACCTGATAATAGATGGGGGGAACTCTCATTACATGGATACAGAAAGAAGATACGAGGAGCTCTCGAAGAAAGGGATTCTCTTTCTTGGAATGGGAGTTTCTGGTGGTGAACGCGGAGCCCTTCATGGGCCTTCTTTGATGCCTGGTGGGAGCAAAGAGGCCTACGCATTGGTCGAAGAGATCCTTCTCAAGATCGCTGCTAAAACGGATGATGGACCTTGTTGCACCTACGTTGGAGAAAGATCAGCAGGCCATTTTGTGAAAATGGTCCACAATGGAATAGAGTACACCATCATGCAAGCAATCGCGGAGATCTATCATATTATGAGGGATGTGATGAAACTTGTTCCTGAAGAAATGTCGCAGATTTTCGAAGAGTGGAACAAAGGGGAACTCAACTCATTTCTCATAGAGATAACTTACAAAATTTTGAGAAAGAAAGATGAAGAAACGGGAAGGCCGATGGTTGATGTGATCTTGGACAAGGCGGAGCAGAAAGGAACTGGGAAATGGACATCACAAGCAGCTCTAGATCTTGGAATTCCTACTCCCTCGATAAATCTTGCCGTGGTTGAAAGAATCATTTCTCATTTCAAAAATGAAAGAGTCAAACTTTCGAAATTGTATAATAAAAAAAGAAACACCGTTCAAAAAAGTGACAATCTGATAAAGGATCTTGAAAATGCTCTCTTCTTTGCCATGTTGGCAGCTTTTTCTCAGGGGATGTGGTTAATAGCGGAGGCATCAGAGGAATTCAACTATAACATCGATCTTCCAGAAGTTCTAAGAATTTGGAAAGGTGGATGTATCATCAGAGCGAGATTGATAGATACGATAAGAAAGCATGTATCTTATAACAACGCGTATTTGTTGGGAAGCAAAGAAATGATTTCTTTGTTAGAAGATCGTCTAGATTCTTTGAAAAGAGTTCTAAGAATGGCCGTAGATAATGAGATCCCCGTACCTGCTATGAGCTCCGCTTACAATTACTTCATGAGTATGACCGAAGAAAAGCTCCCGGCAAATCTCATACAAGCTCAGCGAGATTTCTTTGGAGCACATATGTTTCAAAGAATCGACAAAGAAGGAGTATTTCACATCGATTGGGAGGAAGGAGAGATAGTATGA
- a CDS encoding TRAP transporter large permease: MKIRIPTILTLISIFVLAFIFVSFFLRLPFVQNVSRETAGTAVLLSTFFLTMMVGMPISFSLGLSAFLTAYYLGIPVMIVFQRMSAGINAFSLIAIPFFILAGQIMADGGIAEKIVEFSKILVGRIRGGLAMTNIVASMFFGGVSGSSVADTSSIGALLIPMMVKEGYDREFSVAVTVTSSTQGIIIPPSHNMIIYSLAAGGVSIGALFMAGYIPGIMVGVSQMIVAYFIARKRNYPKAGKVGFKEALKITRDSILGLMAALIIILGIAFGVFTATEASVIAAVYALIITVFVYRTMNFRKIITVFKNASITIAMVLFLIANASAFGYLMAYLRIPHTIAQMLLSVTTNKYLLMLLINLTLLLLGMIMDMAPLILITTPIFLPIVTKLGWSPIQFGIIMLLNLSIGLCTPPVGNTLFVGCAIGKTTIEKTVKAMWPFYISMIIVLLLVTYVPWFTMFLGSKFMK, encoded by the coding sequence ATGAAAATACGAATTCCTACCATTTTGACTTTAATATCCATCTTTGTACTAGCATTTATTTTTGTCTCATTCTTTTTGAGATTACCTTTTGTTCAAAACGTTTCTAGAGAAACAGCGGGAACTGCCGTATTGCTTTCGACATTTTTCTTAACGATGATGGTAGGAATGCCTATATCTTTTTCCCTCGGATTGTCGGCATTCCTAACCGCATACTATTTAGGAATACCGGTAATGATAGTGTTTCAAAGAATGAGCGCAGGAATAAATGCATTTTCGCTTATAGCAATACCATTCTTTATACTTGCTGGTCAAATAATGGCCGATGGTGGAATAGCAGAGAAAATAGTTGAATTTTCGAAAATACTCGTTGGAAGAATCAGAGGCGGTCTTGCTATGACGAACATTGTAGCAAGTATGTTTTTTGGGGGAGTATCTGGATCTTCAGTTGCAGATACCTCCTCAATAGGGGCATTATTGATTCCTATGATGGTAAAGGAAGGTTACGATAGAGAATTTTCGGTTGCAGTTACCGTAACTTCTTCAACACAAGGAATCATCATTCCCCCAAGTCATAACATGATAATTTATTCCCTCGCTGCAGGTGGTGTTTCTATAGGCGCACTGTTCATGGCAGGTTACATTCCAGGAATAATGGTTGGAGTGTCGCAAATGATAGTTGCTTACTTTATAGCTAGAAAACGAAATTATCCTAAAGCCGGAAAGGTGGGATTCAAAGAGGCACTGAAAATAACGAGGGATTCGATCTTAGGATTAATGGCAGCTTTGATAATAATTCTGGGAATAGCATTTGGAGTGTTTACGGCAACAGAAGCTTCTGTTATAGCTGCAGTTTATGCATTGATAATAACTGTTTTTGTTTATAGAACTATGAACTTTAGGAAAATAATAACAGTTTTCAAAAATGCATCCATAACGATTGCCATGGTTTTGTTTTTGATAGCGAATGCATCTGCTTTTGGATATCTGATGGCTTATTTGAGAATACCTCATACGATTGCACAAATGCTTTTGAGTGTGACAACTAACAAGTATCTTTTAATGTTGTTGATAAACTTAACCTTATTACTTCTTGGAATGATAATGGATATGGCTCCTCTGATCTTAATAACCACACCAATATTTCTACCTATTGTTACAAAGCTTGGTTGGTCACCGATCCAATTTGGAATCATAATGTTGCTGAATTTATCTATAGGACTTTGCACTCCACCAGTTGGGAACACATTGTTTGTTGGTTGTGCAATAGGGAAAACGACCATAGAAAAAACGGTGAAAGCCATGTGGCCATTTTATATTTCCATGATAATCGTTCTTTTATTAGTTACTTACGTTCCATGGTTTACAATGTTTTTGGGAAGCAAATTTATGAAATAG
- a CDS encoding lactate racemase domain-containing protein encodes MTVYLEGEPLTEEKITEGLVKLVEDLGKIKRVLVIHTDYTRVDFTNLIARNLYKLLLEKGIEEFHTLNASGTHRAMTVEEFEKKLGISKYERGVFFHNHEFFNPEALEFVGSLSPDFVSEMTEGDLEEEIPVKVNKMLFEDFDVIFFINGTVPHESTGFSGGLKIVIPGIASPEVVDTFHWAAVLIGIPRLIGTVDNPARKIINRASELVFQKIKIRSFTLNMVYEEEEEVIPRALYIDEGYEGFLRAYEKACELSAKLHVKYLDRSLKRAVQVIGEEYDEVWTAGKGSYKLQRPGVMAKGGQIIIYAPHIKKFHSNPQMDKWIREIGYHCKDYVKWYLKKHPDFNKNVAAHVINVRGAGVFDPETGKEDFEFDVILATSIPEDECKAVNLGYMDPSKIRKEDFMDEYSLWIEPGGKYLYDLKERRR; translated from the coding sequence GTGACTGTGTATTTAGAAGGTGAACCTCTTACGGAAGAAAAAATAACGGAAGGTTTAGTAAAGCTTGTTGAGGATTTAGGAAAAATCAAAAGGGTTCTGGTTATCCATACCGATTATACAAGAGTAGATTTCACGAACCTGATAGCTAGAAATCTGTACAAGTTGCTCCTCGAGAAAGGAATAGAAGAATTTCATACACTCAATGCGAGTGGTACACACAGAGCAATGACAGTTGAGGAGTTCGAAAAAAAGCTGGGAATATCCAAATACGAGAGAGGAGTTTTCTTTCACAACCACGAGTTCTTCAATCCAGAAGCATTGGAATTCGTTGGATCTCTTTCACCAGATTTTGTTTCGGAGATGACAGAAGGAGATTTGGAGGAAGAAATACCTGTAAAGGTGAATAAGATGCTTTTTGAGGATTTCGATGTGATCTTTTTCATCAATGGGACGGTTCCACACGAATCTACAGGATTTTCTGGAGGATTGAAGATAGTCATACCTGGAATCGCGAGTCCCGAGGTGGTTGACACCTTTCATTGGGCTGCAGTTCTCATAGGGATCCCAAGGTTGATAGGGACGGTAGACAACCCGGCGAGGAAAATAATAAATCGTGCATCTGAATTGGTTTTTCAAAAGATAAAAATCAGGTCTTTCACCCTGAATATGGTGTACGAGGAAGAAGAAGAAGTGATTCCCAGAGCACTTTACATTGACGAAGGATATGAAGGATTTCTGAGGGCTTATGAGAAGGCATGTGAACTCAGCGCAAAGCTTCACGTGAAATACTTGGATCGTTCTCTCAAAAGAGCAGTTCAGGTGATAGGTGAAGAATACGACGAAGTGTGGACAGCCGGTAAGGGTTCCTACAAGCTTCAAAGACCTGGAGTGATGGCCAAAGGCGGACAAATCATAATTTACGCTCCTCATATCAAGAAGTTCCACTCCAATCCACAGATGGACAAATGGATCAGGGAGATCGGATACCATTGTAAAGATTACGTAAAATGGTACTTGAAGAAACATCCTGATTTCAACAAAAACGTTGCGGCACATGTGATCAACGTTAGAGGAGCAGGCGTGTTCGATCCCGAAACGGGAAAAGAGGATTTTGAATTCGATGTGATACTTGCAACATCCATCCCTGAAGATGAATGTAAAGCAGTGAATTTAGGATATATGGATCCTTCGAAAATAAGGAAAGAAGACTTTATGGATGAGTATTCTCTTTGGATAGAGCCGGGTGGGAAGTACCTTTACGACTTGAAGGAGAGGAGAAGATGA
- a CDS encoding TRAP transporter small permease — translation MKILDKISKLVEKVIIYFAVIGLAAMLVIIFYQVIARYVFNNPPSWSEEISLLIMIWISLLGAGVGVRSGIHMKVELFTNLLPEWFKKTLEFIVLILIGSFGYVMAKYSYILSVRLPNRMPATGIPVWWMYLPAMVSGILIIFSVFIRITVDVFGRRRK, via the coding sequence ATGAAGATACTAGACAAAATATCAAAACTTGTAGAAAAAGTGATAATTTACTTTGCTGTTATAGGCCTCGCTGCAATGTTAGTAATTATTTTTTATCAAGTTATCGCAAGGTATGTATTCAACAATCCTCCATCATGGTCAGAAGAAATATCGCTTCTTATTATGATTTGGATTTCTTTACTCGGAGCAGGGGTTGGCGTTCGAAGTGGCATTCATATGAAGGTGGAGCTTTTTACGAATTTGCTTCCGGAATGGTTTAAAAAAACCTTGGAATTTATTGTCTTGATTTTGATAGGGAGTTTTGGATACGTAATGGCGAAATATAGTTATATTCTTTCAGTGAGGTTACCTAATAGAATGCCGGCAACCGGAATTCCCGTTTGGTGGATGTATCTTCCTGCGATGGTAAGTGGGATACTAATAATATTCAGTGTTTTTATAAGAATAACAGTGGATGTTTTCGGGAGGAGAAGAAAATGA
- a CDS encoding AEC family transporter gives MLSTTFTAILPSFFIILIGYTVGKIFSREAMGLASKIAIWVMVPTVTFTFVNEFTPSVSNLKDFGIGMVILSLFFYLYSRFFREKKDLVFVTSVASNAGYLGYPILLSLWGEEALALGVVYAFLIVLMYTILPAFLGKKLEFKNLLRLPYIYVLPIAFLTGKLGWHYKDLPPYILSTVQMIKGSAIPYLLLYVGLSVSKVKVGKHLLKIGATIIFNKLVFAPLIALGFVVIYKLNGLAGKVFVLETAMPVAVNSVVLLAALNGDDETAGFGVTVTTFFAVFTLPIWAIILESIFI, from the coding sequence GTGCTGTCTACAACTTTCACAGCTATCTTGCCTTCTTTTTTTATCATTCTCATTGGATACACGGTGGGAAAAATTTTTTCACGAGAAGCCATGGGGCTTGCCTCTAAAATAGCAATCTGGGTCATGGTACCCACAGTGACGTTTACCTTCGTAAATGAGTTTACACCGAGTGTTTCTAATTTGAAAGACTTTGGTATAGGAATGGTGATCCTTTCTTTGTTTTTCTACCTCTACTCACGGTTCTTCAGGGAGAAGAAGGATCTCGTATTTGTAACCTCTGTCGCTAGTAACGCGGGATATCTAGGATATCCTATACTTTTATCTTTGTGGGGAGAAGAAGCACTTGCTTTGGGTGTCGTCTACGCTTTTTTAATAGTTCTTATGTATACCATCCTTCCCGCTTTTCTTGGAAAAAAGTTGGAATTCAAAAACCTCCTAAGGTTGCCGTACATTTATGTGTTGCCGATCGCTTTTTTAACAGGAAAATTGGGATGGCATTATAAGGATCTTCCTCCCTATATACTAAGCACAGTGCAAATGATCAAGGGATCAGCGATTCCCTATCTGCTTTTGTATGTAGGATTATCCGTTTCAAAAGTGAAGGTTGGTAAACACCTCCTAAAAATAGGAGCAACTATTATTTTCAATAAACTCGTCTTTGCACCACTGATTGCCTTAGGTTTTGTAGTGATTTACAAACTTAACGGTTTAGCAGGAAAAGTTTTTGTTTTGGAAACAGCTATGCCAGTAGCGGTAAACAGCGTAGTACTTTTGGCTGCTTTAAACGGCGACGATGAAACAGCAGGTTTCGGAGTAACCGTTACCACTTTTTTTGCAGTTTTCACTCTTCCCATATGGGCTATTATTCTAGAAAGCATCTTTATTTAG
- a CDS encoding gluconokinase, with protein MIVAIDIGTESARLLFERNGNWEILKESYKIFFPSPEAVEQNPNEILSATLKLLERVPKEDDVLYVGLSSVFHSILGLDEDFEPVTPLLNWADRRSYKEKEELEKRYGVRFFYEKTACPLHPMYWPSKILWMKKNSKAKRFCSIKSYILQKLTGEFVEELSLASGTGIMNIHSLDWDDSILEILGVSRDELPIILSPYGRVRMKETIAKKLGFKDVLFVLGGGDGVMTNVGVNAMTSDSATVTIGTSGAFRVVLDKPVIDREGISTWCYLIDEKSYVLGGAINNGGIVLMWLKDIMKFEDYNEIVRTAMKSPIGANGLIFLPFLNGERAPHWRERYRGVLVGLSSSHKRCDIARSALEGICFRIKDIYNAVTKVGKVEPKRIVATGGFTSAPEWVQLLANILGKDIVVTNINNPSAFGAYVMALKSFGENVEDFLANHLKVRKVFKVETEVNNRYDELYKEYQYLYEKLVDYFYKE; from the coding sequence ATGATCGTTGCTATCGATATAGGAACAGAGAGCGCACGCCTTCTCTTTGAACGTAATGGTAATTGGGAAATCTTGAAAGAATCTTATAAAATTTTCTTTCCTTCACCTGAAGCAGTAGAACAAAATCCCAACGAAATACTGTCCGCTACTCTTAAGCTTCTGGAGCGGGTTCCAAAAGAGGACGATGTTTTGTACGTTGGTTTGAGTTCTGTTTTTCATAGCATACTCGGACTTGATGAAGATTTTGAACCCGTAACCCCTCTTCTCAACTGGGCAGACCGTCGATCTTACAAGGAAAAGGAAGAACTCGAGAAAAGATACGGTGTTCGGTTTTTCTACGAAAAAACTGCATGTCCCCTTCATCCTATGTATTGGCCTTCGAAGATACTTTGGATGAAAAAAAATTCAAAAGCCAAGAGGTTCTGTTCTATAAAGTCTTACATTTTGCAGAAATTGACGGGGGAGTTCGTAGAAGAATTGTCACTTGCTTCCGGCACTGGGATTATGAATATCCACAGTCTCGACTGGGACGATAGTATTCTCGAGATACTCGGTGTGAGTAGAGATGAACTACCGATAATATTGTCACCTTACGGGCGAGTAAGGATGAAGGAAACTATTGCGAAAAAGTTGGGCTTTAAAGATGTTCTCTTTGTTCTCGGTGGTGGCGATGGTGTGATGACGAATGTAGGAGTGAACGCCATGACTTCAGATTCCGCCACCGTAACCATAGGAACAAGTGGAGCATTCCGAGTAGTTTTAGACAAACCCGTCATAGATCGAGAAGGAATCTCGACATGGTGTTATCTGATAGATGAAAAGAGCTACGTTTTAGGAGGTGCAATAAACAATGGAGGAATAGTGCTGATGTGGCTCAAAGATATTATGAAATTTGAAGATTACAATGAGATTGTGAGGACAGCTATGAAATCTCCTATTGGAGCGAATGGATTAATTTTCTTGCCTTTTCTCAATGGAGAACGAGCTCCTCACTGGCGTGAAAGGTACCGTGGAGTTCTAGTGGGTTTATCTTCATCACACAAAAGATGTGACATAGCTCGATCAGCACTCGAGGGAATTTGTTTCAGAATAAAAGATATATACAACGCAGTAACGAAAGTAGGAAAAGTTGAGCCAAAGAGAATCGTTGCCACAGGTGGTTTCACTTCCGCACCAGAATGGGTTCAACTTCTGGCGAATATCTTAGGGAAAGATATCGTGGTGACGAACATAAATAATCCATCAGCCTTCGGAGCGTATGTTATGGCTTTGAAATCTTTCGGAGAAAACGTCGAGGACTTTTTGGCGAATCATCTTAAGGTGAGAAAAGTTTTCAAGGTAGAAACAGAAGTAAACAATAGGTACGATGAGCTTTACAAGGAGTATCAGTACCTTTACGAAAAGCTCGTAGATTATTTTTACAAGGAATAA
- a CDS encoding SDR family oxidoreductase, with protein MFDLKGRTALITGGSRGLGFGIAQGLAEAGSTVLLVSRNFQEAVEAAQRISKEYKVIAKAYECDVSKYEDVKKLIEIVEEEFGKLDTVVNAAGINKRYPAEKFPIEEFERVIAVNLLGTYYVCKETFKLLRKSDNPSIINIGSLTVEEVTMPNIAAYAASKGGVASLTKALAKEWGKYGIRVNAIAPGWYKTKMTEQVFNDPEKVEYMLKRIPLGRTGVPEDLKGVAVFLASEESRYITGQIIFVDGGWTAN; from the coding sequence GTGTTCGATTTGAAAGGAAGAACGGCACTCATAACGGGGGGATCTCGAGGATTGGGATTTGGAATCGCTCAAGGTTTGGCAGAAGCAGGGAGTACTGTTTTGTTAGTGAGCAGAAATTTTCAGGAAGCAGTGGAAGCCGCTCAAAGAATATCGAAGGAATACAAAGTAATCGCGAAAGCTTACGAGTGTGATGTTTCTAAATACGAGGATGTGAAAAAATTGATAGAAATCGTTGAAGAGGAGTTTGGGAAACTAGATACTGTGGTCAACGCGGCAGGAATAAACAAACGATATCCAGCGGAAAAGTTTCCGATAGAGGAATTCGAACGAGTGATAGCTGTGAACCTTTTGGGAACTTATTACGTGTGTAAAGAAACTTTCAAACTACTCAGAAAATCCGATAATCCTTCGATAATAAACATAGGTTCTCTCACCGTTGAAGAGGTTACTATGCCAAACATAGCTGCTTATGCGGCATCGAAAGGAGGAGTGGCCTCGTTGACAAAAGCTCTCGCGAAAGAATGGGGAAAGTACGGAATACGAGTGAATGCCATTGCTCCCGGGTGGTACAAAACAAAAATGACAGAGCAAGTATTCAACGATCCGGAGAAAGTAGAGTACATGCTGAAGAGAATACCGTTGGGAAGAACGGGCGTTCCCGAAGATTTGAAGGGTGTTGCCGTCTTTCTTGCCTCAGAAGAGTCTAGGTATATAACGGGACAAATCATATTTGTCGACGGTGGTTGGACTGCAAATTGA
- a CDS encoding GntR family transcriptional regulator, protein MKKIEVDLVRTKVYNLLKEMILNHELRLGEKLNVRELSEKLGISFTPVRDALLQLSSEGLVRVVPRVGFFVTEVDEKFIMETIETRLMMEVFCLDNYFERIASSEEIRTIKEEIEEVERSSRRDLFDDSDKRLHKLFIRASKNELIISLYEKIWDRIDLVRHLNERYTVSNEEHKELVQKILQGDKEGAIDKLKEHLKNVERETLRNLYLYEKG, encoded by the coding sequence ATGAAAAAAATAGAAGTGGATCTTGTAAGAACGAAAGTATACAATCTTTTGAAAGAAATGATCTTGAATCACGAGTTAAGATTGGGAGAAAAGCTCAACGTAAGAGAACTCTCCGAAAAACTCGGGATAAGTTTTACGCCGGTGAGGGATGCCCTTCTTCAGCTTTCTTCGGAAGGTCTTGTGAGAGTGGTTCCAAGGGTCGGCTTTTTTGTCACCGAAGTTGATGAAAAATTCATAATGGAAACCATAGAAACGAGACTCATGATGGAAGTTTTTTGCCTTGATAACTATTTTGAAAGGATAGCATCTTCAGAAGAAATCAGAACGATAAAGGAAGAGATAGAAGAAGTAGAAAGGAGTTCAAGAAGAGATCTTTTCGATGATTCCGATAAAAGGCTTCACAAGCTTTTCATAAGAGCTTCGAAGAACGAGCTAATAATTTCTCTTTACGAGAAGATCTGGGATCGAATAGATCTTGTGAGACACCTCAATGAAAGGTACACCGTTTCAAACGAGGAACATAAAGAACTCGTTCAGAAAATCCTTCAAGGAGACAAAGAAGGGGCTATCGATAAACTGAAAGAACATCTAAAGAACGTTGAGCGGGAAACCTTGAGGAATCTGTACCTTTATGAGAAAGGGTGA